The genome window TTCTGCAGCTTTTGCGATAAATCCAGTATAGTCGTAAACTTGACCATATTTTCCTGGATATTGTAAAATAGCACCAAAGAATTCAGTTGAGAAATCAAAATTTTCGTGATTTCCAACCACTAATTCAATATTTAATGGAGTTGAACGTGTTTGTAAAACCGATAAGGTTTGTGGTAAAATTTCTTCCGAAACGAAGAATTTGTTTACGTTGTTTTTCTTTTGATCTCGAGTTCTTACATCAAAAAGTAATGCCATTGCTTCTGCAGCAGCAGTTCCTTCGTCTAATAAAGATGCATTTGCGATTTCCATCCCTGTTAATTCGATAACCGTAGTTTGGAAATTCAAAATCGCTTCTAAACGACCTTGAGCAATTTCAGCTTGGTAAGGCGTATAGGCGGTATACCATCCCGGATTTTCAAAAATATTTCTTTGAATAACCGCAGGTAAAATGGTAGGGTGGTACCCTAAACCTATATATGATTTGAATACTTTATTTTTCTTTCCTAATTCTTGAATGTGAGTTAAATACTCATATTCCGACATTGGAGCTTCTAAATTTAAGTCGTTTTTTAAACGAATATCATCTGGAATAGTTTCATAAATTAATTGGTCTAAAGTATCTACGCCAATAGTTTTTAACATGTGATTTAAGTCACTTTCACGTGGCCCTAAATGTCTCAAAGCGAATGCATCTGTTCTCATTTATTAAAAATGTGTATGTGTGTTATTATGTGTTGTTTTGGACAACAAAAGTAATTATTAATCTTGTAATTTTTTGTTTTTAAAATGTGAAATTTTGTGATTTTATCAACTAATTTCAAGTCTTATTAACAGATTAATTAATTTTGTTGAATGGTTGTTCTAAAGAAAATTATCGATTTTTACATCAATAGTAGCTTGCATGTGGCTTTTTCTGCATTTGCATTGGTGTCGATGACGCAGTTTTTTGTGGGTATTAATGCGGGTTTAGAGGTTGCTTTGTTTGCTTTTTTTGGCACTGTTGTGGGCTATAATTTTGTGAAGTACGATGCTATTACAAGGTTAAACAGATCCCAAATTAAAAAGGAACTGAAAACAATCGTTTTTCTGAGTTTTATTTCATTGTTGGCTTGTTTTTACTTTTTTACCCAATTGAGTTGGATGTCAAAAATTAGTGCCTTTGCTTTTTTTGGGCTAACACTTTTATACACATTACCTTTTTTTCCAAACAAACAAAACGCCCGAAACTGGAAAGGCGTAAAAATTTACATTGTTGGAATCACGTGGGTAGGCGTAACGGTGATTTTACCTTTGGTAGAAGCAGAAATTCAATTTTCTACTGATGTACTTTTGATGGCAGTGCAACGATTTTTGCTTATTTTTTCTATGGTTTTGGTGTTTGATATTGTTGATGTTAAACAAGATGATATCCATTTGCAAACTGTTCCGCAGAAAATAGGAGTGGAGTTGACGAAAAAACTAGGTTACGTTTTGCTTTTTTTACTCTTGATTTTAGAGTTTTTCTATACCAATAATCATCATTTTTTGCCATTCTTTTTTAAACTTTTGGTTTGTGGAACGATTGCAATTTTTCTCTTTTTTGCCAATGAAAACCGTTCCAGATATTACGCGTCATTTTGGGTAGAAAGTGTTCCGATTTTGTGGTGGTTGGTGTTGGTGGTTTTCTGATAGTTCTTTTAAAATAGCATTTCGATAAATTATGAAATTAGTTAGATGATTTACTAAGAGCAATTTGTCGAATAGCTTTCCAATAAAACCAAACGGAGTTTCATAATCTAAAATATCAGTCATTATAGTTTGGTTTTCTTTTTGGGTAAAAAAATGTTGATGTTTGAAGCTTTTAAAGTGTCCTTTTAATTGTTCGTCGACGAAATAGTTTGGAAAATTCATTTCAGAAATTATACTTTGATGCTGAATGTAAATCCCAAAATGTTTTCCTTTCCAAGTTACCGTTTCTCCTTTGTTAATTAATCCTGAAGTTCTTCCTACAATTGCTTTTTCATTTGTTTTACTTGCTGAATATTGCTGAATATCGATGTTTCTTCAATTGTTGAAAACAATTTCAATTGGTGCTTTGATTGTTGTTAAGGTTTTTATTTGTGTCATTGTTTTCTGTTTTATAATTTATAATGACCAATTAAATTATATATAAAAAGAATAGTATTTACCACTGCAAAAAGCACAAAGAGAGTATTCATAAAATAGCTTCCAACTTTAAATAATTTTCTTTTAGGAATATCATACATTGGATAATAAGCAATTTGAGTGGCTACTTTCCCAACCCAATACGCAGTAATTAATCCTGTTAATGCAACCGCTAATGCTGATTGTTCTTTTAATTCATTTGTAAATAAAATTGTAATTAATCCGAAAGAGAAATTTAAGCCTTGTATATATCTTCCGTAGGTTTTTGCAATTTCTTGATTTAATGGTTTTAGTTGTTTCACATCGTTATACCAATCAAAAACTTGATGACGAATGTAAGGGTAAATTAAAGCTGTAAATATTTGACCAATTCCGCTTGTGATAATTAGCCAATTTGGGATGTTATAGTTCATGATTTTATTTGTTTTTTATTTTCAACGCTAATTTCAGAGCCAACTGCAAGCATGACTGAAATTGGTTTTTGATTGTTTAGAAATTCAAACGCTTCACCATAAGTTTTTTTGAAATCAATATCTAAATAATGATTTGTTACTTTGTATTGCTGCCATTTTGGATGTCTAACTTCATATTCAAATGTTTTTTCATGGTTTACTTTAGTGTAACCATAGTAATGTTCGGTTATAAATTCAGCCTCAGAATTTGCTTCAATTTCAGTTGGAGTTTTTTCAGTTTCAACTAAAATGGTGTTCCATTTGTTTTTTGTTTTCCATTGATAAACGTAATCTACTTTTTTTAGCTTGTTTTCAGTAATTGAGTGATTCATTTGTAATGTTTGATAATGTTCTTTGTAGATTGTATTTGCTACAATTGTTAGTGCTGGTTTTGGGACAATTTCTTTAATAAAAACAACACCGCGTTTCCATTCACTATTTTCAAAACGTTTTACATAAAATCGTAAATTGACTTCTTCAAAATTGATATGAAACGGAATTTTCAATCCCAATAATTTTACATTCTCAAACATAAATCCAACTAAACTTATGTAACATTTTCCATTCCAAATATCTATCTCTGTTCCTTTTGGAATGTATTGTTCTAAGATTTTAGCATCAACTTCATAATTGAATAATGCTAAGTTTTTCCATTGTGCGGTTAAGAAGCTCATGTTAGTTATTTTTTTGTTGAATAAATAATAATTGAAATATAAATACAAAGCACCAATGGAGTAAAAATTAACGGCCAAGTCAGAGCATCTATATAGTTTACATTCACGTTATAATACCACAAACTAAAAAATGTGGTTACTAGTAGAAAATATATTTTTATGTGAATATTTTCTTTATGGTTTTTCCAGAAAAAGATTCCAACAATTATTTGTAGTAAACCTGTTAACATTGTTGAATATGCCGCAAAATATAAACTGATTGGTTCTACAATTCCCAAAACCCCAAGGAATAAAGGAATTATTATTGCGATTGAATTAGTTAATTTTAAATTTTTCATAGTATTTATTATTTTAAACTTTCAGAAATAATTGAAAGTTTTGATTAAAAAAAGAGTTACTTCATGATTTTAACAACTAATTTTGCCAACCAATTGTCTTTGTATTCTGTGATTTTATCCAAAACGTTATCGGCTTTTAATACGAAGTCGTACAATTTTGTGGTTTGATCTACGAAATGTTTTTCAGCTTCTGTACCATCCGATTTGATTGTAGAAACTTCTTTTAAAACTTTCAAAGCGGGTTTGATTTCACGTTTGCTTCGTTCTCTCGAAATTTTTACGGCTAATTCGTCTAAATCTTTTTCGGCAGTGAAAAATTCACGTCGTTCGCCTGCTTTGTATTCTTTGTAAACGATGCCCCAATCCATTAACGCTCTTAAATTCATAGAAGCATTTCCGCGCGAAATTTGTAATTCTTCCATAATGTCTTCCATTGAAACGGGTTCGTGCGAAACCATCAACAACGCATGAATCTGTGCCATGGTCTTGTTAATGCCCCATTGAGAACCTAAAGCTCCCCATGTTTGTACGAATTTATTTTTTGCTTCTTTGAATTCCATGACACAAATGTACAACAAAGTTTTTAAAGTTTCAAAAAAAAGTGAAAGTTTATTTTAAAAAGAAACCGAAGCAATAAACTTCGGCTCATTTTCTATACTTTTAACTTTGTACTTATATTAACCCAGCCCTTTTCAACAAAGCTTCTACCTTCGGTTCCTGACCTCTGAATTTTTTATACAATTCCATAGGTAATTCGGTGCCGCCTTTTGAAAGTACGTTGTCTTTGAATTTGGTTGCCACTTCTTTGTTAAAAATGCCATTCTCTTGAAAATAAGCAAACGCATCAGCATCTAAAACTTCTGCCCATTTGTAGCTGTAATAACCAGAAGAATAACCACCTTGGAAAATATGAGAAAACGATGTGCTCATACAATTTTCTTCTACATCCGGATATAAAGAGGCGATTTCCATAGCTTGCTTTTCAAATGCTTTTACATCTTCTATTGTTTGAACTTTTGCATGAAATGCTATGTCTAAAATTCCAAAACTCAATTGGCGTAATGTTGCCATTCCTTCTAAGAAACTGGCACTTTCTTTAATTTTTTCTACATAATGTTGAGGAATAATTTCGTCTGTTTCATAATGTTTGGCAAATAAAGCCAATGCTTCGGGTTCGTAACACCAGTTTTCCATCACTTGACTTGGTAATTCCACAAAATCCCAATAAACCGATGTTCCAGACAAACTTGGATACGTTGTATTGGCTAACATGCCGTGTAATGCATGACCAAATTCGTGAAATAATGTCGTTACTTCATTAAAAGTCAACAATGACGGTTTTGTTTCGGTTGGAGGTGTAAAATTACAAACGATAGAAACATGAGGTCGTTCGTTGATTCCGTCCTTAATATATTGTGGTTTAAAAGAGGTCATCCAAGCGCCATTTCGTTTTCCTTTTCTTGGGAAGAAATCCGAATAGAAAACAGCAACTAAATTTCCTTCAAAATCCAATACTTCAAAAGTTTGTACATCGACATGGTATTTGTCAATATCAAAAACTTCTTTGAAAGTAATTCCGAATAACTTTTCAGCAATCGTGAAAGCACCATTCAATACATTTTCCAATTTGAAATACGGTTTCAACAATTCATCATCCAAACTAAATAATTTTTGTTTCAATTTTTCCGAATAATACGCGCCATCCCATTTTTCTAATTGGTCAATTCCGTCTAATTCTTTTGCGAAAGCGGTTAATTCAGCAAATTCTTTTTGAGCCGCTGGTTTTGCTTTTTCCAATAAATCATTCAAAAACGATTGTACCTTTTCTGGATTTTGCGCCATTCGTTCTTCCAAAACAAAATGCGAATGTGATTGATAACCCAATAAATTCGCACGCTTGTGACGTAATTCTACAATTCGTTTTACGTTTTCTTTATTATCGAATTCGTTATCTTGAAACGATTTTTTTCCTGCTGCAATTGCAATTTTTTTTCGCAATTCACGATTTTCTACATAAGTTACGAAAGGTAAATAACTTGGGAAATCTAAAGTAAAAACCCAACCTTCCAAATTTTTCGATTTTGCCAAACTTGCCGCCATTTCTTTAGCGCCATCAGGCAAACCTTTTAAATCGGCTTCATTGGTAATGTGTAATTGATAATTATTAGTTTCTGCCAAAACATTTTCTCCGAAAGTCAGTTTTATTTTGGCTAACTCGGTATCAATTTCGCGTAATTTTAATTTGTCTTCTTCATTAAGTAACGCACCATTTCTAGAAAAACCTTTGAATTTTTTATCTAATAAAGTCGCTTGTTCAGTTGTTAAATTCAAAGTGTTTTTTTGATCATAAACGGCTTTTACTCGTTTGAATAGGTCTTCGTTCAAAGCAATATCGTTACTAAATGCTGTAAGTAAAGGCGAAACTTCTTGCGCAATTTTTTGCATTTCATCACAAGTTTCAGCCGAATTCAAATTGAAGAAAATATTTGATAAACGATCTAATTGCTCTCCAGAATAATCCAAAGCTTCAATTGTATTCGAAAAAGTTGGTTTTTCTGTATTGTTTACAATGCTATTGATTTCATTACGAGCTAGTTCGATAGTTTTTTCAAACGCAACTTTGTATTCTGAAAGATTAATCTTACTAAACGGCGCTGTATTGTACTTTGTTGTAAATTTTTTTAAAAAATGTGTCATAAAAATTTGTTTTTATCGATAAAGTGTATAATTTTGTCGATGAAATGATGTAGGAACATCCTTTTTGCCCCAAATCAGAGAGAGAGTAGAATTTTTTTATAGTTGTCACTTAATTGTGAGTAGAAACCCCGAATTAGCAATAATTCGGGGTTTTCTATTTTTATTTTAATCCTTCCGAAGCTTTTAATACCGCTTGTTTCAAACCTTCTTTGTAGGTGATGATTTTATCTAAAACACATTTATCTGAACTTCCGATAATTTGTGCGGCTAAGATTCCAGCATTTTTTGCTCCGTTCAACGCAACAGTTGCTACAGGAACTCCGCCTGGCATTTGTAAAATCGATAAAACTGAATCCCATCCATCAATAGAATTGCTCGATTTTACAGGAACACCAATTACAGGAAGTGG of Flavobacterium channae contains these proteins:
- a CDS encoding YqjF family protein translates to MSFLTAQWKNLALFNYEVDAKILEQYIPKGTEIDIWNGKCYISLVGFMFENVKLLGLKIPFHINFEEVNLRFYVKRFENSEWKRGVVFIKEIVPKPALTIVANTIYKEHYQTLQMNHSITENKLKKVDYVYQWKTKNKWNTILVETEKTPTEIEANSEAEFITEHYYGYTKVNHEKTFEYEVRHPKWQQYKVTNHYLDIDFKKTYGEAFEFLNNQKPISVMLAVGSEISVENKKQIKS
- a CDS encoding GbsR/MarR family transcriptional regulator, whose product is MEFKEAKNKFVQTWGALGSQWGINKTMAQIHALLMVSHEPVSMEDIMEELQISRGNASMNLRALMDWGIVYKEYKAGERREFFTAEKDLDELAVKISRERSKREIKPALKVLKEVSTIKSDGTEAEKHFVDQTTKLYDFVLKADNVLDKITEYKDNWLAKLVVKIMK
- a CDS encoding M3 family metallopeptidase gives rise to the protein MTHFLKKFTTKYNTAPFSKINLSEYKVAFEKTIELARNEINSIVNNTEKPTFSNTIEALDYSGEQLDRLSNIFFNLNSAETCDEMQKIAQEVSPLLTAFSNDIALNEDLFKRVKAVYDQKNTLNLTTEQATLLDKKFKGFSRNGALLNEEDKLKLREIDTELAKIKLTFGENVLAETNNYQLHITNEADLKGLPDGAKEMAASLAKSKNLEGWVFTLDFPSYLPFVTYVENRELRKKIAIAAGKKSFQDNEFDNKENVKRIVELRHKRANLLGYQSHSHFVLEERMAQNPEKVQSFLNDLLEKAKPAAQKEFAELTAFAKELDGIDQLEKWDGAYYSEKLKQKLFSLDDELLKPYFKLENVLNGAFTIAEKLFGITFKEVFDIDKYHVDVQTFEVLDFEGNLVAVFYSDFFPRKGKRNGAWMTSFKPQYIKDGINERPHVSIVCNFTPPTETKPSLLTFNEVTTLFHEFGHALHGMLANTTYPSLSGTSVYWDFVELPSQVMENWCYEPEALALFAKHYETDEIIPQHYVEKIKESASFLEGMATLRQLSFGILDIAFHAKVQTIEDVKAFEKQAMEIASLYPDVEENCMSTSFSHIFQGGYSSGYYSYKWAEVLDADAFAYFQENGIFNKEVATKFKDNVLSKGGTELPMELYKKFRGQEPKVEALLKRAGLI
- the purE gene encoding 5-(carboxyamino)imidazole ribonucleotide mutase gives rise to the protein MSKVAIIMGSISDMPVMQEAIDILKGFDIQTEVDIVSAHRTPEKLFDFSKNAHQRGISVIIAGAGGAAHLPGMVASMSPLPVIGVPVKSSNSIDGWDSVLSILQMPGGVPVATVALNGAKNAGILAAQIIGSSDKCVLDKIITYKEGLKQAVLKASEGLK